The Camelina sativa cultivar DH55 chromosome 14, Cs, whole genome shotgun sequence genome includes a window with the following:
- the LOC104741568 gene encoding uncharacterized protein LOC104741568: MDERDRETRGSHGDSDVDQSIKDTREEDSGLCDGFVEESKTLEPAEQQQKRGKYFFYDTPLSEETGVWIPVSVPPMLEPDHEEWSRGLSFNGGYFPEGDMGWNQIFDEDKELTMWDVIVDMLIAARGKASALSSGNLERCGINFLSGHLLEQAWQEMAHTLTEANFGNAREILETEPPKWLPDSAASACMLCSVRFHPIMCSRHHCRYCGGIFCRDCSKGRSLVPAKFRVSDPQRVCDVCFVRLESVQPYLMDQVSPAAQLPTHDLTDLSTLRSWVNFPWGQSMEYEIYKATNTIRGYITKVGSSRTERSIPDAILRQAKGLAVITVARVGVMVTYKIGTGLVVARRDDGSWSPPSAISSFGLGWGAQAGGEFIDFIIVLRTREAIQTFGSNTHLVVGAGLSAAVGVTGRAVEADIRAGSGGYAACYTYSCSKGAFVGCSLEGSIFTTRTSENSRFYGSQSLSAPDILLGSLPRPPAAASLYRALGDLYQKMGSETVPSPAIPPLSED; this comes from the exons ATG GATGAAAGAGATCGAGAAACTCGTGGTTCTCATGGTGATTCTGATGTTGATCAAAGTATAAAAGATACTAGAGAAGAAGATTCTGGTTTATGTGATGGCTTTGTTGAAGAGAGCAAAACACTGGAACCagcagaacaacaacaaaagcgtggtaaatattttttctacGACACGCCGCTATCTGAGGAAACAGGGGTTTGGATACCTGTTTCAGTCCCGCCCATGTTAGAACCTGATCACGAGGAGTGGTCAAGAGGTCTTAGTTTCAATGGTGGTTACTTCCCCGAGGGAGATATGGGATGGAACCAGATATTTGATGAAGACAAGGAGTTAACTATGTGGGATGTCATAGTGGATATGTTGATTGCAGCTCGTGGTAAAGCGAGTGCTCTTAGTTCTGGTAACCTTGAGAGATGTGGCATTAATTTTTTGTCGGGTCATCTTCTTGAACAAGCTTGGCAAGAGATGGCTCATACTCTCACTGAGGCTAACTTTGGTAATGCGAGAGAGATTCTGGAGACTGAGCCACCTAAATGGTTACCGGATAGCGCTGCTTCTGCTTGTATGTTATGTAGTGTGAGGTTTCATCCGATTATGTGTTCTCGTCATCATTGTCGATATTGTGGTGGAATATTCTGTAGGGACTGttctaaaggaagaagcttGGTTCCTGCAAAGTTTCGTGTTTCAGATCCTCAAAGGGTTTGTGATGTGTGTTTTGTGAGGTTGGAGTCTGTCCAGCCTTATTTGATGGACCAAGTTAGTCCTGCTGCTCAGTTGCCAACGCATGACTTGACAGATCTTAGTACGTTGAGGTCTTGGGTGAATTTTCCTTGGGGACAATCTATGGAGTATGAGATTTATAAGGCGACTAACACTATTCGGGGTTATATAACCAAG GTTGGTTCTTCGAGAACTGAGAGGTCCATCCCAGATGCTATTTTAAGACAAGCAAAAGGTCTTGCAGTAATCACTGTTGCCAGAGTtggagttatggttacatatAAAATTGGGACTGGACTTGTGGTTGCTCGTAGAGATGATGGCTCCTGGTCTCCACCCTCCGCCATCTCTTCATTTGGTTTGGGATGGGGTGCTCAG GCAGGAGGAGAGTTCATAGACTTTATTATCGTTCTGAGAACTCGTGAAGCCATCCAAACGTTTGGGAGTAACACCCATCTTGTTGTTGGAGCTGGTTTAAGTGCTGCAGTTGGTGTTACTGGACGAGCAGTTGAAGCAGATATCCGAGCAGGTAGCGGTGGATATGCTGCTTGCTATACCTACAGCTGCAGCAAAG GTGCATTTGTTGGCTGCTCGCTTGAAGGGAGCATCTTCACGACACGTACAAGTGAGAACTCACGGTTCTATGGGAGCCAATCCTTATCTGCGCCTGACATCCTCCTTGGCTCTTTGCCAAGACCACCAGCTGCTGCTTCTCTCTACCGTGCGCTTGGCGATCTGTATCAGAAGATGGGGAG TGAAACTGTTCCGTCTCCGGCAATTCCTCCGTTGTCTGAAGACTAA
- the LOC104741567 gene encoding uncharacterized protein LOC104741567, producing MSRLLLPKLFSISRTQVPAATSVLHNLYGRHKRFVHWTSKMSQDGVGSASGARTFCSLEDLLAKKCVPCNAKDLRPMTEQSALDLLQKVAGWDLANDNDTLKLHRSWTVKSFTKGLDFFKRVADVAESEGHHPDLHLVGWNNVKIEIWTHAIGGLTENDFILAAKINELQVEDLLRKKKVAK from the exons ATGAGTCGGCTTTTGCTGCCTAAACTTTTCTCAATCTCTAGAACACAG GTTCCAGCTGCTACATCAGTATTGCATAATCTGTACGGACGTCACAAACG CTTTGTTCATTGGACAAGTAAGATGTCACAAGATGGTGTTGGTTCTGCTTCTGGAGCTAGAACATTTTGCTCCCTAGAAG atTTATTAGCCAAAAAGTGTGTGCCGTGCAATGCGAAGGATCTGCGCCCCATGACCGAACAAAGTGCCCTAGACCTACTTCAAAAG GTTGCTGGATGGGATTTGGCCAATGACAATGATACATTAAAGCTGCATCGGTCATGGACAGTGAAAAGTTTTACAAAGGGGCTAGATTTCTTCAAACGTGTAGCTGATGTCGCTGAATCAGAAG GTCATCACCCAGATTTGCATCTGGTCGGCTGGAATAATGTGAAAATCGAGATATGGACACATGCTATAG GTGGTTTGACGGAAAACGACTTCATTCTTGCTGCTAAGATCAACGAGCTCCAAGTGGAAGATcttctgaggaagaagaaagttgcCAAATGA
- the LOC104743622 gene encoding uncharacterized protein LOC104743622 has translation MNEGLMAEVSDAEIKTALFSIGPTRAPGPDGFNAAFYQHFWTIVGPAIATEVRHFFKTGIMQNEWNHTNLCLIPKITEPKAMKDLRPISLCNVTYKIISKILTKRLKSVLPNVVSESQAAFIPGRYITDNVLIAHEVLHSLRVRKRCATSYMAVKTDISKAYDRIEWSFLEEVLIHKGFHTTWIKWIMSCVRSVSFSVIINGSPYGSFRPTRGIRQATREGRIQGIQISNGGPRVSHLFFADDSLFFVKADHRNSSTLLKIFKEYEDASGQMINLEKSSITFGNRVYHHNQGRIKQTLLIPNSGGGELDSLIANFWWGSTKNKRKLSWIAWKKLITSKQEGGLGFRAFHSFNQALLANQIDDEYLWSCTTDGHYTVKSGYWKALDLAKTDDTPKAPLATRPYIAKSIWNLDIAPKLKHFLWRIASGAIGVAENLRRRNIMINPYCSSCCYEEETSEHILFSCPNIAPLWRSTGIPTPILRDSNVSLEEKLRYLFHLHQDTRIPKLDRYTPFWLMWHIWKSRNSMVFNKKQIDQNDTKTQAFTDTKEWLNNTEKLEQYQGNQQVPSRHGKWKPPDQRWVKCNFDASHHEGNRDSGLG, from the exons ATGAATGAAGGACTTATGGCTGAAGTCTCAGACGCAGAGATCAAAACTGCTTTGTTCTCTATTGGTCCAACGCGAGCTCCCGGCCCTGATGGATTTAACGCAGCCTTTTACCAACACTTTTGGACGATCGTAGGACCAGCCATTGCTACGGAAGTCCGACATTTTTTCAAAACTGGTATAATGCAGAATGAGTGGAACCACACTAATTTGTGCCTTATTCCAAAGATAACAGAGCCTAAGGCTATGAAAGACCTCCGACCCATCAGCCTCTGCAACGTTACATATAAGATCATCTCGAAAATCTTGACCAAACGTCTCAAAAGTGTTCTACCCAATGTTGTTTCTGAAAGTCAAGCTGCTTTCATCCCAGGACGTTATATTACTGACAATGTGTTGATTGCTCATGAAGTGCTTCATTCTCTACGAGTTCGTAAGCGATGTGCAACATCCTACATGGCGGTCAAAACAGATATTAGCAAAGCCTATGACCGCATTGAATGGAGCTTTCTGGAAGAGGTGTTGATACATAAAGGATTTCATACAACCTGGATCAAATGGATAATGTCTTGTGTTCGATCAGTCTCTTTCTCTGTTATAATAAATGGAAGCCCATATGGCTCTTTTCGACCAACACGCGGCATACGTCAAG CCACAAGAGAAGGGAGAATCCAGGGTATTCAAATAAGTAACGGAGGACCTAGGGTCTCACATCTCTTCTTCGCTGATGATTCCTTATTCTTCGTGAAAGCGGACCACCGTAACAGCTCAACTCTTCTTAAGATCTTTAAAGAATATGAGGACGCTTCTGGACAGATGATCAATCTTGAAAAGTCGTCAATCACCTTTGGAAACAGAGTCTATCACCATAACCAAGGAAGAATTAAGCAGACACTATTGATACCAAATAGTGGAGGTGGCG AGTTAGACAGTCTAATAGCTAACTTTTGGTGGGGCtccacaaaaaacaaaagaaaactctcATGGATAGCATGGAAAAAATTGATCACATCGAAGCAAGAGGGTGGCCTAGGATTTCGGGCCTTCCACTCCTTTAACCAAGCACTTCTAGCTAATCAG ATTGATGATGAGTATCTATGGAGCTGCACGACGGATGGCCATTACACTGTGAAATCTGGCTATTGGAAAGCCCTTGACCTCGCCAAAACTGATGATACACCAAAGGCACCCCTGGCTACAAGACCATATATTGCTAAAAGCATTTGGAATCTAGACATTGCTCCTAAACTTAAGCACTTTCTTTGGCGTATTGCTTCTGGAGCAATTGGTGTTGCGGAGAACCTTAGACGAAGAAACATAATGATAAACCCATATTGTTCAAGCTGTTGTTATGAGGAAGAGACAAGCGAACATATCCTCTTCTCATGTCCTAACATCGCACCATTGTGGAGATCTACTGGTATACCTACTCCTATCTTAAGGGACTCAAATGTCTCACTTGAGGAAAAACTACGATACTTGTTCCACCTTCACCAGGATACACGTATCCCCAAACTTGATCGGTATACCCCATTTTGGCTGATGTGGCATATATGGAAAAGCAGGAACTCAATGGTTTTCAACAAGAAACAGATTGATCAGAATGATACAAAAACACAAGCTTTCACAGATACAAAAGAATGGTTGAACAATACAGAGAAGCTGGAACAATATCAGGGGAACCAACAGGTACCTTCACGACATGGAAAATGGAAACCACCAGATCAAAGATGGGTGAAATGCAACTTCGACGCTTCCCATCATGAAGGTAACAGGGACTCGGGACTGGGATGA
- the LOC104741570 gene encoding uncharacterized protein LOC104741570 isoform X2, with protein MGENGENHSVSKESNSKKADSKNHSGIAKSDLWTDGIICAFEFIRGPKKHVDSKHVDKTSLKQEDGLTRHTSPGHHNPFVDSSPVDISRSRSVPSLDLNPTGQVERYEGSHWVPIGWTRISELVQMVQVNAEWPNLELMDEEEDVPVTDLAAPYWERPGGPTWWCHMAAGHSFVEGWLKCATWLHPAISLALRDESKLISERMRHLLYEVPVRVAGGLLFELLGQSVGDPVISEDDVPVVFRSWQAKNFLVSVMHIKGNVSNTNVLGITEVEELLYAGGYNVPRTVHEVIAHLACRLSRWDDRLFRKSIFGAADEIELKFMNRRNHEDLNLFSIILNQEIRKLSRQVIRVKWSLHAREEIIFELLQHLRGNIPRHLLEGLRKNTREMLEEQEAVRGRLFTIQDVMQSSVRAWLQDKSLRVSHNLAVFGGCGLVLTIIVGLFGINVDGIPGAQNTPYAFLLFTILMVLLGVVLIVIGLVYLGLKPPITEEQVEVRKLELQDVVKIFQHEAETHAQLRRNNLSPTAGDMFDADYILIQ; from the exons ATGGGTGAGAATGGGGAGAATCATTCAGTTTCTAAAGAGAGTAATTCCAAGAAGGCTGACAGTAAAAATCATTCCGGCATTGCCAAGAGTGATCTTTGGACTGATGGGATTATCTGCGCCTTTGAATTTATCCGAGGCCCAAAAAAGCATGTTGATTCGAAACATGTTGACAAAACTAGCTTGAAGCAAGAAGATGGACTAACCAGACATACTTCCCCTGGTCATCATAACCCGTTTGTTGATTCGTCTCCAGTCGATATTTCAAGGTCAAGGTCGGTACCttctttggatttgaatccaACCGGACAAGTTGAGAGATACGAGGGGAGTCATTGGGTACCTATTGGTTGGACTAGAATCTCTGAACTTGTTCAAATGGTTCAAGTCAATGCGGAGTGGCCTAACTTGGAGTTaatggatgaagaagaggatgtacCTGTTACTGATTTAGCTGCTCCGTATTGGGAACGACCAGGTGGCCCGACATGGTGGTGTCACATGGCTGCTGGACATTCTTTCGTCGAGGGATGGCTTAAATGTGCTACATGGTTGCATCCTGCAATTAGTCTCGCATTGAGGGATGAAAGTAAGCTCATAAGTGAACGCATGAGACACCTTCTATATGAG GTTCCAGTGAGGGTTGCTGGGGGTTTATTGTTTGAGCTGTTAGGACAATCAGTCGGTGATCCAGTAATCAGTGAGGATGATGTACCCGTTGTTTTCCGTTCTTGGCAAGCGAAGAACTTTTTGGTATCTGTGATGCACATTAAAGGAAATGTATCAAACACTAATGTCCTCGGCATCACTGAAGTAGAG GAGTTGCTTTATGCAGGAGGCTATAATGTACCAAGGACAGTTCATGAAGTTATAGCGCACTTGGCTTGCCGTCTTTCTCGATGGGATGATAG ATTATTCCGTAAATCTATATTTGGTGCAGCCGATGAAATCGAATTGAAGTTTATGAACAG GAGAAACCATGAGGATTTGAATCTTTTCAGTATCATTCTCAACCAAGAGATCAGAAAATTATCCAGACAG GTCATCCGAGTGAAGTGGTCACTACACGCAAGAGAGGAGATTatctttgagcttcttcagCATCTGAGGGGAAAC ATACCTCGACATTTGTTAGAGGGTTTGAGAAAGAACACGAGAGAAATGCTGGAGGAACAAGAAGCCGTCCGTGGACGTCTCTTCACAATTCAGGACGTAATGCAAAGCAGTGTTCGCGCTTGGTTACAG GACAAAAGCCTACGAGTAAGCCACAACTTAGCTGTTTTTGGAGGATGTGGGCTTGTGCTTACTATAATTGTAGGACTCTTTGGAATCAACGTTGATGGTATTCCTGGGGCACAGAACACGCCTTATGCGTTTCTTTTGTTCACTATCCTTATGGTTCTTCTTGGAGTTGTTTTGATTGTGATTGGTCTGGTATACTTGGGGCTTAAACCGCCAATCACAGAAGAACAAGTGGAAGTTAGAAAGTTGGAGCTACAAGATGTCGTCAAAATATTTCAACATGAAGCAGAGACTCATGCCCAACTCAGGAGAAACAACCTCTCTCCAACGGCTGGAGATATGTTTGATGCTGATTATATTCTCATCCAGTAA
- the LOC104741570 gene encoding uncharacterized protein LOC104741570 isoform X3 has protein sequence MGENGENHSVSKESNSKKADSKNHSGIAKSDLWTDGIICAFEFIRGPKKHVDSKHVDKTSLKQEDGLTRHTSPGHHNPFVDSSPVDISRSRSVPSLDLNPTGQVERYEGSHWVPIGWTRISELVQMVQVNAEWPNLELMDEEEDVPVTDLAAPYWERPGGPTWWCHMAAGHSFVEGWLKCATWLHPAISLALRDESKLISERMRHLLYEVPVRVAGGLLFELLGQSVGDPVISEDDVPVVFRSWQAKNFLVSVMHIKGNVSNTNVLGITEVEELLYAGGYNVPRTVHEVIAHLACRLSRWDDRLFRKSIFGAADEIELKFMNRRNHEDLNLFSIILNQEIRKLSRQVIRVKWSLHAREEIIFELLQHLRGNIPRHLLEGLRKNTREMLEEQEAVRGRLFTIQDVMQSSVRAWLQDKSLRVSHNLAVFGGCGLVLTIIVGLFGINVDGIPGAQNTPYAFLLFTILMVLLGVVLIVIGLVYLGLKPPITEEQVEVRKLELQDVVKIFQHEAETHAQLRRNNLSPTAGDMFDADYILIQ, from the exons ATGGGTGAGAATGGGGAGAATCATTCAGTTTCTAAAGAGAGTAATTCCAAGAAGGCTGACAGTAAAAATCATTCCGGCATTGCCAAGAGTGATCTTTGGACTGATGGGATTATCTGCGCCTTTGAATTTATCCGAGGCCCAAAAAAGCATGTTGATTCGAAACATGTTGACAAAACTAGCTTGAAGCAAGAAGATGGACTAACCAGACATACTTCCCCTGGTCATCATAACCCGTTTGTTGATTCGTCTCCAGTCGATATTTCAAGGTCAAGGTCGGTACCttctttggatttgaatccaACCGGACAAGTTGAGAGATACGAGGGGAGTCATTGGGTACCTATTGGTTGGACTAGAATCTCTGAACTTGTTCAAATGGTTCAAGTCAATGCGGAGTGGCCTAACTTGGAGTTaatggatgaagaagaggatgtacCTGTTACTGATTTAGCTGCTCCGTATTGGGAACGACCAGGTGGCCCGACATGGTGGTGTCACATGGCTGCTGGACATTCTTTCGTCGAGGGATGGCTTAAATGTGCTACATGGTTGCATCCTGCAATTAGTCTCGCATTGAGGGATGAAAGTAAGCTCATAAGTGAACGCATGAGACACCTTCTATATGAG GTTCCAGTGAGGGTTGCTGGGGGTTTATTGTTTGAGCTGTTAGGACAATCAGTCGGTGATCCAGTAATCAGTGAGGATGATGTACCCGTTGTTTTCCGTTCTTGGCAAGCGAAGAACTTTTTGGTATCTGTGATGCACATTAAAGGAAATGTATCAAACACTAATGTCCTCGGCATCACTGAAGTAGAG GAGTTGCTTTATGCAGGAGGCTATAATGTACCAAGGACAGTTCATGAAGTTATAGCGCACTTGGCTTGCCGTCTTTCTCGATGGGATGATAG ATTATTCCGTAAATCTATATTTGGTGCAGCCGATGAAATCGAATTGAAGTTTATGAACAG GAGAAACCATGAGGATTTGAATCTTTTCAGTATCATTCTCAACCAAGAGATCAGAAAATTATCCAGACAG GTCATCCGAGTGAAGTGGTCACTACACGCAAGAGAGGAGATTatctttgagcttcttcagCATCTGAG GGGAAACATACCTCGACATTTGTTAGAGGGTTTGAGAAAGAACACGAGAGAAATGCTGGAGGAACAAGAAGCCGTCCGTGGACGTCTCTTCACAATTCAGGACGTAATGCAAAGCAGTGTTCGCGCTTGGTTACAG GACAAAAGCCTACGAGTAAGCCACAACTTAGCTGTTTTTGGAGGATGTGGGCTTGTGCTTACTATAATTGTAGGACTCTTTGGAATCAACGTTGATGGTATTCCTGGGGCACAGAACACGCCTTATGCGTTTCTTTTGTTCACTATCCTTATGGTTCTTCTTGGAGTTGTTTTGATTGTGATTGGTCTGGTATACTTGGGGCTTAAACCGCCAATCACAGAAGAACAAGTGGAAGTTAGAAAGTTGGAGCTACAAGATGTCGTCAAAATATTTCAACATGAAGCAGAGACTCATGCCCAACTCAGGAGAAACAACCTCTCTCCAACGGCTGGAGATATGTTTGATGCTGATTATATTCTCATCCAGTAA
- the LOC104741570 gene encoding uncharacterized protein LOC104741570 isoform X1, with protein sequence MGENGENHSVSKESNSKKADSKNHSGIAKSDLWTDGIICAFEFIRGPKKHVDSKHVDKTSLKQEDGLTRHTSPGHHNPFVDSSPVDISRSRSVPSLDLNPTGQVERYEGSHWVPIGWTRISELVQMVQVNAEWPNLELMDEEEDVPVTDLAAPYWERPGGPTWWCHMAAGHSFVEGWLKCATWLHPAISLALRDESKLISERMRHLLYEVPVRVAGGLLFELLGQSVGDPVISEDDVPVVFRSWQAKNFLVSVMHIKGNVSNTNVLGITEVEELLYAGGYNVPRTVHEVIAHLACRLSRWDDRLFRKSIFGAADEIELKFMNRRNHEDLNLFSIILNQEIRKLSRQVIRVKWSLHAREEIIFELLQHLRGNIPRHLLEGLRKNTREMLEEQEAVRGRLFTIQDVMQSSVRAWLQDKSLRVSHNLAVFGGCGLVLTIIVGLFGINVDGIPGAQNTPYAFLLFTILMVLLGVVLIVIGLVYLGLKPPITEEQVEVRKLELQDVVKIFQHEAETHAQLRRNNLSPTAGDMFDADYILIQ encoded by the exons ATGGGTGAGAATGGGGAGAATCATTCAGTTTCTAAAGAGAGTAATTCCAAGAAGGCTGACAGTAAAAATCATTCCGGCATTGCCAAGAGTGATCTTTGGACTGATGGGATTATCTGCGCCTTTGAATTTATCCGAGGCCCAAAAAAGCATGTTGATTCGAAACATGTTGACAAAACTAGCTTGAAGCAAGAAGATGGACTAACCAGACATACTTCCCCTGGTCATCATAACCCGTTTGTTGATTCGTCTCCAGTCGATATTTCAAGGTCAAGGTCGGTACCttctttggatttgaatccaACCGGACAAGTTGAGAGATACGAGGGGAGTCATTGGGTACCTATTGGTTGGACTAGAATCTCTGAACTTGTTCAAATGGTTCAAGTCAATGCGGAGTGGCCTAACTTGGAGTTaatggatgaagaagaggatgtacCTGTTACTGATTTAGCTGCTCCGTATTGGGAACGACCAGGTGGCCCGACATGGTGGTGTCACATGGCTGCTGGACATTCTTTCGTCGAGGGATGGCTTAAATGTGCTACATGGTTGCATCCTGCAATTAGTCTCGCATTGAGGGATGAAAGTAAGCTCATAAGTGAACGCATGAGACACCTTCTATATGAG GTTCCAGTGAGGGTTGCTGGGGGTTTATTGTTTGAGCTGTTAGGACAATCAGTCGGTGATCCAGTAATCAGTGAGGATGATGTACCCGTTGTTTTCCGTTCTTGGCAAGCGAAGAACTTTTTGGTATCTGTGATGCACATTAAAGGAAATGTATCAAACACTAATGTCCTCGGCATCACTGAAGTAGAG GAGTTGCTTTATGCAGGAGGCTATAATGTACCAAGGACAGTTCATGAAGTTATAGCGCACTTGGCTTGCCGTCTTTCTCGATGGGATGATAG ATTATTCCGTAAATCTATATTTGGTGCAGCCGATGAAATCGAATTGAAGTTTATGAACAG GAGAAACCATGAGGATTTGAATCTTTTCAGTATCATTCTCAACCAAGAGATCAGAAAATTATCCAGACAG GTCATCCGAGTGAAGTGGTCACTACACGCAAGAGAGGAGATTatctttgagcttcttcagCATCTGAGGGGAAACATACCTCGACATTTGTTAGAGGGTTTGAGAAAGAACACGAGAGAAATGCTGGAGGAACAAGAAGCCGTCCGTGGACGTCTCTTCACAATTCAGGACGTAATGCAAAGCAGTGTTCGCGCTTGGTTACAG GACAAAAGCCTACGAGTAAGCCACAACTTAGCTGTTTTTGGAGGATGTGGGCTTGTGCTTACTATAATTGTAGGACTCTTTGGAATCAACGTTGATGGTATTCCTGGGGCACAGAACACGCCTTATGCGTTTCTTTTGTTCACTATCCTTATGGTTCTTCTTGGAGTTGTTTTGATTGTGATTGGTCTGGTATACTTGGGGCTTAAACCGCCAATCACAGAAGAACAAGTGGAAGTTAGAAAGTTGGAGCTACAAGATGTCGTCAAAATATTTCAACATGAAGCAGAGACTCATGCCCAACTCAGGAGAAACAACCTCTCTCCAACGGCTGGAGATATGTTTGATGCTGATTATATTCTCATCCAGTAA
- the LOC104741569 gene encoding uncharacterized protein LOC104741569, with protein sequence MQNDPIIKYVAAAIEKEGISAFRFDFSGNGESEGSFYFGNYNYEADDLRSVIQYFTNMNRVVPIILGHSKGGNVVLVYASKYHDIRNVINLTGYSDLKKDLVRRLGENYLERIEQQGYIDAREEWRNIKVIDYRVTKESLMERLNTNMHEVCHKIDKECKVLTVHGSADEVIPLEDAKAFEKIIPNHKLEIVEGADHCYNEHLSQLATTVMEFIKTAIVNN encoded by the exons ATGCAGAATGACCCAATCATCAAATATGTTGCTGCTGCTATAGAAAAAGAAGGGATCAGCGCTTTCCGTTTTGATTTCTCTGGGAATGG AGAGAGTGAAGGCAGTTTCTATTTTGGTAACTACAACTATGAAGCTGATGATCTACGTTCTGTTATCCAATACTTCACTAACATGAACCGTGTGGTTCCTATCATTCTTGGCCACAGTAAAG GTGGTAATGTAGTCCTTGTTTATGCCTCCAAGTATCACGATATCCGCAATGTAATCAATCTCACTGGATATTCTGATCTGAAGAAAGACTTAGTAAGGCGTCTTGGGGAAAATTATTTGGAAAGAATTGAGCAACAAGGATACATTGATGCTAGGGAAG AATGGCGTAATATAAAGGTTATCGACTATCGTGTTACCAAGGAGAGCTTAATGGAAAGGTTAAACACTAATATGCATGAAGTTTGCCACAAGATTGACAAAGAATGCAA GGTCTTGACGGTTCATGGATCGGCTGACGAGGTAATACCTCTGGAAGATGCCAAGGCGTTTGAGAAGATCATACCCAACCACAAGCTGGAGATTGTGGAAGGAGCTGATCATTGTTATAACGAACATCTAAGTCAGCTAGCTACAACAGTTATGGAGTTTATAAAGACAGCCATTGTGAACAACTAg
- the LOC104741571 gene encoding uncharacterized protein LOC104741571 encodes MDSSQGSLAATITLQKIVIPNSNNEKLVGLLHETGSTDIVVLCHGCLSNKNDPIIKYVAAAIEKEGISAFRFDFSGNGESEGSFYFGNYNYEADDLRSVIQYFTNMNRVVPIILGHSKGGNVVLVYASKYHDIRNVINLTGYSDLKKDLVRRLGENYLERIEQQGYIDAREEWRNIKVIDYRVTKESLMERLNTNMHEVCHKIDKECKVLTVHGSADEVIPLEDAKAFEKIIPNHKLEIVEGADHCYNEHLSQLATTVMEFIKTAIVNN; translated from the exons ATGGATTCGTCTCAGGGAAGCTTAGCTGCTACTATTACACTACAAAAGATTGTAATTCCTAACAGCAACAACGAGAAGCTGGTGGGTCTGCTTCATGAAACCGGTTCTACTGACATTGTGGTCTTGTGCCACGGCTGTCTATCAAACAAg AATGACCCAATCATCAAATATGTTGCTGCTGCTATAGAAAAAGAAGGGATCAGCGCTTTCCGTTTTGATTTCTCTGGGAATGG AGAGAGTGAAGGCAGTTTCTATTTTGGTAACTACAACTATGAAGCTGATGATCTACGTTCTGTTATCCAATACTTCACTAACATGAACCGTGTGGTTCCTATCATTCTTGGCCACAGTAAAG GTGGTAATGTAGTCCTTGTTTATGCCTCCAAGTATCACGATATCCGCAATGTAATCAATCTCACTGGATATTCTGATCTGAAGAAAGACTTAGTAAGGCGTCTTGGGGAAAATTATTTGGAAAGAATTGAGCAACAAGGATACATTGATGCTAGGGAAG AATGGCGTAATATAAAGGTTATCGACTATCGTGTTACCAAGGAGAGCTTAATGGAAAGGTTAAACACTAATATGCATGAAGTTTGCCACAAGATTGACAAAGAATGCAA GGTCTTGACGGTTCATGGATCGGCTGACGAGGTAATACCTCTGGAAGATGCCAAGGCGTTTGAGAAGATCATACCCAACCACAAGCTGGAGATTGTGGAAGGAGCTGATCATTGTTATAACGAACATCTAAGTCAGCTAGCTACAACAGTTATGGAGTTTATAAAGACAGCCATTGTGAACAACTAg